GTGCTGGGCCCGATGGGCGACGAGCTGGGCGTTCCCCGCGACTCCGTCGGCTGGTTCGTGGCGGTGGGACAGCTCGGCTACCTCGCCGGCCTGGTGCTGCTGGTGCCCCTGGGCGACCGCCTCGACCGCCGGCGCCTGATCGCCGGGCACCTGGGCCTGGTGGCGGCGGGCCTGGCGCTCACCGCGGCCGCACCGGCCGCCTGGGCGGCGTTCGCCGGCCTCGCCGTCGCGGGGGTGTTCGCGGTGGTGGTGCAGACGACGGTCGCCTACACGGCCTCGCTCTCGCCGCCGGCCGAGCGAGGACGCAACCTCGGTGTCGTGACGTCCGGCGTGGTGATGGGCATCCTCGGCGCCCGGGTCGTCACCGGGACCTTGGCGGACCTGGGGGGCTGGCGCGGCAGCTACTTCGCCCTGTCCGGGGCGGCCGCTGTCCTTTGCGTGCTCTGTCTCGGTGTGCTGCCGGCGGACAGCCGGACGGGCACCGAGCCCTACGGCCGGATCATCCGGTCCTTCTTCGGGTTGTTCGCCCGGCCGCTGTTCCTCGGCCGGGGCCTGATCGCGTTCTTCCTG
This genomic window from Amycolatopsis mongoliensis contains:
- a CDS encoding MFS transporter; translated protein: MGRGTKLLLAVVCGVAVAGVYAGQPVLGPMGDELGVPRDSVGWFVAVGQLGYLAGLVLLVPLGDRLDRRRLIAGHLGLVAAGLALTAAAPAAWAAFAGLAVAGVFAVVVQTTVAYTASLSPPAERGRNLGVVTSGVVMGILGARVVTGTLADLGGWRGSYFALSGAAAVLCVLCLGVLPADSRTGTEPYGRIIRSFFGLFARPLFLGRGLIAFFLFASFGTLWSGLALPLAGEPWHLSETQIGLFGLAGLAGAGGAARSGRWGDAGHAGRVTGIAFVLLLGSWLAIGTLGWSLVVPILGVLVLDFAVQVVHVGNQHVLTTAFAGRTSTAIGAYMVFYSLGSAFGATATTALFATAGWVGSTGLGAGLACAALITWLTARG